A window from Littorina saxatilis isolate snail1 linkage group LG9, US_GU_Lsax_2.0, whole genome shotgun sequence encodes these proteins:
- the LOC138976357 gene encoding uncharacterized protein has translation MDALDVTFDKNASNVLGAFEGQRRPSILPRTCEETNIITSLLQEWEPDKQAELQYEIIACVRVLDVLGIEDVTRETLCACLTVCTRVSWKKAFLSGRLQKAKEFLLHVAAIESLPREVRVWRGECDEMALSLLVPQIQNKHMIVCFLKIAKSTLNSEQICLISNLLNVEADSRFKQCINRALRDGGWCVVDHMLRLYDMNKTTLHQILVKAMELRNWNKVEACLELGADIATACTATRFDLNARSGKRNRTVLHDAILNHKDTKEIVQALLQAGADPNVRDSDGETLICTAVNYHIWDFALLLLMHSRAAGSTVSQTFRNGEPVLHFVCKKGQSDLVRELFTTQTDPLATDAKGNTLIMAALGGADSDDFFGEPKPIPPGSEMENVIRVLIQSGVATHQALLSQSQLRSLKQKAQNVTVDSFQSPLWQAVKRRKLRIARMLYAAGACFNEEIHELVNSEFIGHELEETNQRDTLMKFSEDFFSHFHAKACCHTEIHELANSEYVRQKVNHVRNKRDFLAILNDIFIHVRSQGMHHNVGQCCTNKKSYAVGDKELRSVRDKIEELKNWCDIMDFQNPISSHLRSLRDICALTISHLIGCGPQRDERAASLGLPDSLRRRVLQDHVISSDFLKDYPPDPEDPWDPVVVCRSGLLRQDFLSELRRPSCSCQI, from the coding sequence ATGGATGCATTGGATGTTACGTTTGACAAGAATGCTAGTAACGTGCTTGGGGCATTCGAGGGACAAAGACGTCCAAGTATACTGCCACGGACGTGCGAGGAAACTAATATCATCACTTCACTGCTACAGGAATGGGAACCAGATAAACAAGCAGAGCTTCAGTATGAAATCATTGCTTGTGTCCGAGTCCTAGACGTGTTGGGTATAGAGGATGTAACACGGGAAACGCTATGCGCCTGTCTTacagtctgtactcgtgtgtcaTGGAAGAAAGCTTTTCTTTCAGGGCGCCTTCAGAAAGCCAAAGAATTTCTTCTCCATGTTGCTGCAATTGAATCTCTTCCTAGAGAGGTTAGGGTTTGGCGCGGGGAATGTGATGAGATGGCTTTATCTTTGCTAGTTCcccaaatacaaaacaaacacatgaTTGTGTGCTTTCTTAAGATCGCGAAATCCACACTGAATAGCGAACAGATTTGTTTAATCTCAAATTTACTGAACGTGGAGGCTGATTCCCGTTTCAAACAATGTATAAACAGAGCCTTGCGGGATGGTGGATGGTGTGTGGTGGATCACATGTTACGACTGTACGACATGAACAAAACAACGCTGCACCAAATCCTTGTCAAAGCAATGGAACTCAGGAATTGGAATAAAGTAGAAGCGTGTCTCGAGCTTGGAGCGGACATAGCCACAGCTTGCACTGCAACCCGGTTTGACCTAAACGCCAGGTCAGGAAAAAGGAACAGAACCGTTCTACACGACGCCATATTAAACCATAAAGACACGAAGGAGATCGTGCAGGCATTGCTACAGGCTGGCGCTGACCCTAACGTACGAGATTCAGATGGTGAGACCTTGATTTGCACGGCTGTCAACTATCACATTTGGGACTTTGCTTTGCTTCTGTTGATGCACAGTAGGGCTgcaggaagcactgtttcacaAACATTCCGTAACGGAGAACCGGTCTTGCATTTTGTCTGTAAAAAGGGTCAATCAGACCTTGTGCGGGAACTCTTCACGACACAGACAGACCCACTGGCCACAGACGCCAAGGGTAATACCTTGATCATGGCTGCCTTGGGTGGAGCAGATAGCGATGATTTCTTCGGGGAGCCTAAACCCATCCCGCCTGGAAGCGAAATGGAGAATGTAATCCGTGTTCTGATCCAGTCAGGGGTGGCAACGCACCAGGCTCTGTTGTCGCAGTCACAGCTGAGGTCCCTTAAACAGAAAGCCCAAAACGTCACAGTGGACAGTTTCCAATCACCCCTGTGGCAAGCAGTAAAGAGACGCAAACTACGAATCGCTAGGATGCTGTATGCTGCAGGTGCATGTTTTAATGAAGAAATCCAtgaactggtgaattcagaattCATTGGACACGAATTGGAAGAAACAAACCAGCGTGACACCCTAATGAAGTTTTCGGAAGACTTTTTCAGTCACTTTCATGCAAAAGCGTGTTGTCATACAGAAATTCATGAACTGGCAAATTCGGAGTATGTTAGACAAAAAGTAAACCACGTGAGGAATAAACGTGATTTCCTGGCAATCCTTAACGACATCTTCATTCACGTTCGTTCCCAGGGAATGCATCATAATGTTGGTCAATGTTGTACTAACAAAAAAAGCTATGCCGTTGGTGATAAAGAACTAAGATCTGTCAGAGATAAAATTGAAGAATTGAAAAACTGGTGTGACATCATGGACTTTCAGAACCCCATTTCCAGTCACCTTCGATCCCTTCGGGACATCTGTGCCCTGACAATCTCGCATCTGATTGGCTGCGGGCCACAGCGTGACGAAAGAGCAGCAAGTCTCGGTCTTCCTGACTCTCTACGTCGTCGCGTCTTACAGGATCATGTGATCAGTTCTGATTTTCTCAAGGACTACCCTCCTGACCCCGAGGACCCCTGGGACCCCGTTGTGGTGTGTAGATCTGGCCTTTTGCGACAAGATTTTTTATCCGAGCTTCGTAGGCCGTCCTGCTCCTGTCAGATTTAA